A window of Cytobacillus sp. FSL H8-0458 genomic DNA:
CAGTTTTTTATTTTCATTAGGCTCTTTTCGTATAAATTGTTGTTTTTGGCATATTAATGTTGTCCGTTGATTTCCGCTCCAGGCTGCTCGCTTTCCGCGGGGCGGGCGGTGAGCCTCCTCGACGCTTCGCGTCTGCGGGGTCTCACCTGTCCCGCAACTCCCGCAGGAGGTTGAATAAGCTTCCTCGGAAAACACCGCACGAAGAAAATGCGAATGCATTTTTGAGAATCTCGCACCTTCCGCTCCAATCAACTCAGTAAATAAGATACAAAAAGCAACAACTTTGCGAAAATAGCCTTTCATTAAAACTTAAATAGGAGGATGAAAAAATGCAGGAAAATTTTCTATGCGGAACAAGTGAAATTACAGGGTGCAGGTTTTCGATTTACCCCATGACTGACAGGTTTGCTGATGTTATTTTATCAGCTCTAAAAGAAGTGGACACGAGCAAGGTATGGATGGAAACAGATGATGTGAGCACCTGTGTGCGAGGCAGATCTAATCATGTTTTCGATGTGGTCAAAGCTATTTATCTTGAAACAGTTAAGCATGGAGACCATGTAGTATTTAACGGCACTTTTTCAAATGGATGTCCCGGTGATACTGCAGGAGATGCTTATCTTGCTGAGAATGAGGAACGGGCAAATGAAGAATCAGCAGCAGGGATCAGCCAGGAAGTCGCGGTCCAGTTCGCCCTTTATCCGATGGGGATTCCTGATTACATGAATGTCATTATGGACCAGGTCGAGCTTGCAAAGAATCAGGGAACTTTTACTAAAGGGGTGCATTATGCTTCAAGATTAGATGGGGATGCACACTCTGTTTTTAAAACACTTGAGGATGCTTTTGAAAACTGTAAGAAAAGCAATTCTGCGCATATTGTTATGACGGTGAATATGTCTGCCAATAGTCCATCCAAAAAGGAGACTGAATAATATGCTTGAAAAGTGGAAGCTTCGTGAAGTCATTGTTTTGTCTGTACTCGCTGTCGTGTTTGCAGTTGTATACCTGGTATTCATGCAATTTGGCAACGTGCTATATGCAATGTTCGGCTTAATTGGCTATGATCTTATTTTTGGCATTTGGTTTATTGTTTCAATTCTCGCAGCGTACATAATCAGAAAACCCGGGGCAGCTTTCTTATCGGAAACCATCGCTGCAGCGATTGAAGTCATGATCGGCAATGCAGTCGGTCCCCGCCTGATTTTGTCTGGCATGATTCAGGGGATTGGAGCGGAAGCTGTTTTTGCGGCCGCGAAATGGAATAATTACCGGACATGGGTGTTAATTGCTGCCGGCATGGGCTCTTCTGTTACAAGCTTTATTTGGGGCTACTTCATTTCCGGCTATGCGGCCCTCTCACCCGGTTATGTAACTGCTATGTTTTTTGTGAGGCTGATCAGCGGTGCTTTACTAGCTGGATTGCTGGGCAAATGGCTGAGCGAAAGCCTTGCAAAAACTGGGGCATTAAACAGCTTTCCTATTGGAAAAGAGCTGAAAAGGGGAAAATCGGAAAATGGCATTACAGCATAACCGGCACATATTAAAAACTGAACAGCTTTCCTTCAGATATGAAGATGTGGAGAAACCTATCTTTAAAAATGTGCAATTCAGCCTTTATCCAGGGGAAGCAGTGCTACTATTGGGCCCCAGCGGATCGGGAAAAAGCACACTAGCTTTCTGCTTAAATAAATTGTATCCGGAGGCCGTTGATGGCGAATTGGATGGGAGCATTTTATTCAAGGGAAGGAGACTGGAGGAATTCGGCCCTGGTGAAATTAATCAGCACATTGGGATTGTATTTCAGGACCCTGAAAGCCAATTTTGCATGACCACAGTCGAGGATGAGCTGGCATTTGGACTTGAGAATTTGAAAACGCCGCATGAAGAAATCGAGAGTAAGATTGATGAAGCATTGGAGCTTGTTCATCTTTTGCCATATAAACATGCCCCAATCCACAGCCTTTCCGGGGGCCAAAAGCAAAAGCTTGCACTGGCATGTGTTTTATCATTAAAACCGGATATCCTGATTTTGGACGAACCGACAGCAAATCTGGACCCGGCTTCAAGCTATGAACTTACTCGCATCATCAAAGAGCTTAAAGAGAACCTGGCATTTTCCCTTCTAATAATTGAGCACAAGCTGGATGATTGGATTGATTTGACCGACCGCTGTGTGGTCTTAAACAGGGAAGGCGAAATTTTATTTAATGGAAGCACTGCAGAATGCTTTAATCAATATGCAGAAGAACTTCTGCTTGAGGGCATCTGGCTGCCAAGCGCGGTTAAAGCCGGCCTATCTGGAAAAAAAGCAGGTATTTACAAAGGGGAAAAACTCCCGTTGACTGATCGGGAATTAATCGCCGGATTTGCAAATCCCTTTGGTGCACTTAAGATTTTAGACAACAGGAAAAACAAACACCAAGCCCCTGAAGAGCAGATCATCCTATCAGCAGAGAATCTATCCTTTAATAAAGCTGGTAAGGACTTGCTAAAAAATATTAGTTTTTCTGTAAAAAAAGGCGAATTTGTGGTAATTGCCGGTTCAAACGGATCAGGAAAAACAACGCTTTCCAGACTGCTGGCTGGCCTATATACCCCTTCCAAAGGCAAAATTCTATTTTATGACCGCCCCCTTTCCCAATGGAAGGAGCAGGAGTTAAGACAGAAATCAAGTTACGTTTTTCAAAATCCCGAACACCAATTTATTGCAGATTCTGTCTATGATGAAATTGCCTTCAGTTTAAAAATACAGCAGATTCCTGATGCCGATATTCAAAAAACAGTTCAGGCTGCTCTGCTTCAAGTGGACTTGCTCCAATGTGCTGACATGCATCCTTTTTCCTTAAGCCAGGGACAAAAGCGGCGGCTAAGTGTGGCATCGATGCTTGTGAATGACCAGGACCTGCTCCTCCTTGATGAGCCGACATTTGGACAGGATGCCAGGACGTCAGGGGAGCTTATGATGCTATTGGAAACAAAGATCCAAAGCCGAGGTTCAGTGGTGATGATCACACATGACATGGAAATCCTTCATTCCTATGCGGACAAAGTAATTGTTCTTTCAGAAGGAGAGAAGATCTACGACGGTTTGCCTGATGCATTATGGAAGAAAGATGAGATTATGAAGGTTGCTTCCCTAAAGGTTCCTTACATAGAAAAGCTAAGGAATAATATCGGTTCCATTGCAGGGAGGGAAAAGCTTGCTCTTACATGAATTTAACCCAAGCATTAAAGCATTCACTGTCATAGTCTGTGTGTTAATTCTATCGGTTTTCTTTGATCCGGTTACACCTTTTCTGACCTTAGTGATAACTGCAGCAGCCACCTTTATTTTTGGTAGAGTTTCATTCAAAAGATGGATTCTGCTTTTCTCGCCATTTGTCTTCATGGCTGCAATATATATTTGGTCGGCTTTGATTTTTTCTAAAGCGATTGAAGGAGAAACCATATTATGGGCATGGGGGATCTTCACATTGACTGAGGAGGGCTTTTTGCGTGCCCTCTCCCTTGGAATGAGGATTTTAAGCTTTACCTCTCTGTCCCTTCTGTTCATTTTAACAACAAAGCCGACAGAATTTCTGCTGAGTTTAATGCAGCAATGCCGGCTCTCTCCAAAGCTTGCATATGGAATTATGGCAGGCTATCGGTTCCTGCCATTAATGAAAGAAGAGTTTGAGATTATCCGAAGCGCACACCGGATCAGGGGAGTACCCAAAGCCCGGACACTCCCGGGAAAAATGGCAGAGCTTAAGAGGTATACAGTTCCCCTCCTTGCCGGAGCGATCCGTAAAGCTGAGAGGACGGCCATGGCAATGGAATCAAAAGGGTTTACCGGAGATAAAAACCGGGATTTTTATCATAAAGTCCCGGTTTCATGGAAAGATTGGGCATATTTTGCCTTGTTTATCGGCGCAGTACTGGTCAGTGCCTATATTTCATGGCTTTTCGGGTTTCTGAAGCTTTATAATGGCGAACTTTAGCAGGCGATTCTTGACTTCTGAGCGGATAGCATCTTTTTATGTGCGGAAAGAGCAATTTTGTGTGGGCATAAATTTTTTTCTGTGCGTTTATTTCCAATTTATGTACGCAAAGACTCTTACCCGCATTTTCAGAATCGGTAAATTACCATAAAACACCATAAATAACTATGAATAAATCTTATTTACTCTCCTAATGCTATAATTGTAACAATCAAGAAAACTACACCAAGGAGATGATTTACATGGCAAGAAACAGCAATTCTAATCAGCTTTTAGTATCAGGAGTCAGTCAGGCAATTGATCAAATGAAGTATGAAATTGCAACAGAATTCGGTGTGAACCTTGGCCCGGAAACATCTTCAAGAGCAAATGGATCAGTAGGCGGAGAAATTACGAAGCGCCTTGTGCAAATGGCTGAGCAGCAGCTTGGCGGAGCACGCTAGTCCTTCAACGAAATCATCGTAAAATAAAATGCCGCTTCCAGCCCAATCCTGGAAGCGGTTTTTTACCCTATTTAAGCATACTCAATATATCTTCCACTGCCTCAGAAAGTGATAAGGCCTGTATATCTGCACTTGTTGGATCAGAGCCTATAAAAACAGTTTTACACCCAGCCTTCTTGCCTGCCTCAATGTCGCGCTCATGATCGCCTACCATGACGCTTCTAGACAAATCAAGATTGTGCCTTTCGGACAAATCCATCAGCATGCCTGCATTTGGCTTGCGGCATTCACAGCCTGCTTTCGGCTTATGAGGACAATAGGCGACCTCTTTAATATGTCCGCCTTTTTCTGCGACAAGCTCCTGCAGCCTTTCATGAATTCTCTTTAGCTCCCTTTCTTTCAAAAAACCGAGTCCCACGCCGCCCTGATTGGTCACAACGAAAATTTCATATCCGGCTTTGGTCAGTTCTGCCACAGCTTCTGCTGCCCCTTCCAGTAAATATAACTGCTCAGGGTTGTTTACGAATTTTACCCTTTCTGATAAAACCTCATTTAAAACGCCGTCCCGGTCCAGAAAAATGGCTTTTTTCACTGTACTGCCCCTTTCATTAAATCAATATCTATCATAAAGGTACCCATACCTTGTTCTGTTTAATATAGAAAAATGCTTTTTCTTATAAAAAAACTCCCGGAATCAATTTCCGGGAGTTTTCTGATGGTATTATTCAGCTGCACCATAAAGGTCTTCAAGAGGCTTCATGATGATTTTGTTCATTTCTGCAATCATCATGCTCATGCGCTGTTCTGCTTCCATAAGCTTTGAGATCTGGGCGTGCTGCTGTACAAGTGCGACTGTCTTTTGAGCCTGTTCTACTTCTTCCTGTGTAATATCCTGGCCCATCATTTGTTTTTGCTGAAGTTCCATCTGGATTTTGCGGAAGTTATCAAACATCGCTTTTGCAGACGGATCTGCATTCACATCATCATATGCTTGCTTTAGAGCCTTATATTCATTGCTTTCCCGCACTGCTTTTTCTAATTCATAGGCTGAATCATATAAATTTACTGCCATAAAAAACACTCCTTCCGATTCTTGTTCAAAATGGACAATTCACTCTCCGTTTCGAACATCCACTACACTATAACAAACTATGACTGTAAACGCGAGACGATACCCTTTAATTAATCAATATAGCAATGATTCCCTGTACGAGGCCAATAATACCCCCAAGAAGGAAACCTAAATTTGTAATCATGGCTAATTCGCTTTTGATTATGGAAAAGACCATATCTTCTAACCTTTCAACCGAAAAATTGCTGACCTGTTCCCGGACAATTTCTGCCAGACGAAGCCGTTCCATAACCATTTCTGTCTTTCCTGAAAGCCAATCAGAAAGCATCTGAACACTTTTAGGAGCCAGCTCTTCTATCAGTACTGTCCTATAAGGGGCCATAAAAGATGAGAGAGGCTTTTTAAATACATTCTCCAGATTAATGACTCTGTGTGCAATATTCTTTAATACTGAAAGAATCTGTTCCTTTTCGAGCTGCTCTTCAATAACTGCAGCTTCCATCTCAAGAATTTTGCTCCACTCTTTTTGTAAAAGGGTTGTAATCAGGTCGGCCGTACCCTCATTACTTAAAAACCTAATGATTTCCGGCTGAATTTTATCCGCAAGATTAATGTTACCCATGAACATCTGCAGCATATTGCTGAGCACACCGCTTCGCTCACGTACAAAATCATCAGCCATTCTTTGTATCCTCATTTTGCCTTCAATGCTGGAGAAATAATCAACCCCTTTTTGAAGGATCATTGAACTGATAGCCGGAATTTTTTCATCCGCTTTATCCAATAGACCCTGAGGAATAACTTCTTTAAGAGGCAGGCCTCGATATTCACTAATAATTTTTTCATATTTCTGCTCAATTAAAAGGTTTATGCGATTCTCTGTTTTCGCTTGACCATCCGTGATTCCAAACGCTGCAAGAATGTCCTCTGCTGATTTTTCCGTTTGCAGGATCGTTTCCAGCTCTTTCTGAACAAGCCCGGACATATCACGCTGAAATTTATCATTAATGAACTTTTTCTTGATGCTTTCCGGTGTCAGAAGATGATTAACAACCAGCTTTCCCATCTGATCTGCCATTTCATCTCTTCTTTTAGGAATCAGCCCAGGGGTAAATGGAACCTTCCATTTACCTATGTACACGGCATTATAAGGTTTAAAGAGCATTTTAATAGCCAGGTAGTTAGTAAACCCGCCAATGAGAGCCCCAATTATCATCATTAAAATTATTGTCATTGCAATTTCCATAGATATCTCTACCTTCCTTAAGTTACAGGCGCCTGTCTTGACGCACCATTTAATTGCCCAGAACATACGATATGGTATCAGCTTTTGCCTATTTTTTCATTATACAGTGAAAACTTCATCAATGGGAGTTTTGCACATTCTGCCGCATAAATTCAGCATTCAATTTTCAAACTGCATGAGGCTGTTCAGAATAGGCTCAAATAAAGATTAGCAAATGAGGAATGATCATGTCAGTTTCTTTATTGCCTATTACGATTGTTCCGGTAAAAATGTTTCAGGAAAATCAATTTCGCATTCAAATTAGCCATTCTCTCGTACATTACTGGAATATTGATCTGCAAATGCCCCATTTGCTGCGGATCGGCAAGCAAGCCATTCAGGTAACCATTGAAGGAGCAAACATTACGAAAGATGAAATTATTTTCTGTGAACGGCTTTTTCAGGAATGCTGCCTGCCAATGGAAGATCTCCATTTTGTCGCCAGTTACTCCAGAAAGGACTTTACTATTACTGCCGGGCCGGTTATAGGACTGATGACGGATTTTAATGAAAGTAGCGAAGATCCTGACTTCCGATCTATTCATTCTTTTTGCGAAGAATTGCATGAGGTTGTTTCCGGCCTGCGCGGATATTTTTATGTATTTCATTTTCGGGACTGCAGCCAAGGCAAGCTGCAGGGTTACTGTCTGTGTGAGGGAAAATGGATAAAGCGTCCCGTACCTTTGCCGAGCGTAATTTATAACCGGATTCACTCCCGAATACTCGAAGCAAGT
This region includes:
- a CDS encoding YkoF family thiamine/hydroxymethylpyrimidine-binding protein: MQENFLCGTSEITGCRFSIYPMTDRFADVILSALKEVDTSKVWMETDDVSTCVRGRSNHVFDVVKAIYLETVKHGDHVVFNGTFSNGCPGDTAGDAYLAENEERANEESAAGISQEVAVQFALYPMGIPDYMNVIMDQVELAKNQGTFTKGVHYASRLDGDAHSVFKTLEDAFENCKKSNSAHIVMTVNMSANSPSKKETE
- a CDS encoding ECF transporter S component, whose translation is MLEKWKLREVIVLSVLAVVFAVVYLVFMQFGNVLYAMFGLIGYDLIFGIWFIVSILAAYIIRKPGAAFLSETIAAAIEVMIGNAVGPRLILSGMIQGIGAEAVFAAAKWNNYRTWVLIAAGMGSSVTSFIWGYFISGYAALSPGYVTAMFFVRLISGALLAGLLGKWLSESLAKTGALNSFPIGKELKRGKSENGITA
- a CDS encoding ABC transporter ATP-binding protein — translated: MALQHNRHILKTEQLSFRYEDVEKPIFKNVQFSLYPGEAVLLLGPSGSGKSTLAFCLNKLYPEAVDGELDGSILFKGRRLEEFGPGEINQHIGIVFQDPESQFCMTTVEDELAFGLENLKTPHEEIESKIDEALELVHLLPYKHAPIHSLSGGQKQKLALACVLSLKPDILILDEPTANLDPASSYELTRIIKELKENLAFSLLIIEHKLDDWIDLTDRCVVLNREGEILFNGSTAECFNQYAEELLLEGIWLPSAVKAGLSGKKAGIYKGEKLPLTDRELIAGFANPFGALKILDNRKNKHQAPEEQIILSAENLSFNKAGKDLLKNISFSVKKGEFVVIAGSNGSGKTTLSRLLAGLYTPSKGKILFYDRPLSQWKEQELRQKSSYVFQNPEHQFIADSVYDEIAFSLKIQQIPDADIQKTVQAALLQVDLLQCADMHPFSLSQGQKRRLSVASMLVNDQDLLLLDEPTFGQDARTSGELMMLLETKIQSRGSVVMITHDMEILHSYADKVIVLSEGEKIYDGLPDALWKKDEIMKVASLKVPYIEKLRNNIGSIAGREKLALT
- a CDS encoding energy-coupling factor transporter transmembrane component T family protein, producing the protein MLLHEFNPSIKAFTVIVCVLILSVFFDPVTPFLTLVITAAATFIFGRVSFKRWILLFSPFVFMAAIYIWSALIFSKAIEGETILWAWGIFTLTEEGFLRALSLGMRILSFTSLSLLFILTTKPTEFLLSLMQQCRLSPKLAYGIMAGYRFLPLMKEEFEIIRSAHRIRGVPKARTLPGKMAELKRYTVPLLAGAIRKAERTAMAMESKGFTGDKNRDFYHKVPVSWKDWAYFALFIGAVLVSAYISWLFGFLKLYNGEL
- a CDS encoding alpha/beta-type small acid-soluble spore protein, translated to MARNSNSNQLLVSGVSQAIDQMKYEIATEFGVNLGPETSSRANGSVGGEITKRLVQMAEQQLGGAR
- a CDS encoding D-glycero-alpha-D-manno-heptose-1,7-bisphosphate 7-phosphatase, which encodes MKKAIFLDRDGVLNEVLSERVKFVNNPEQLYLLEGAAEAVAELTKAGYEIFVVTNQGGVGLGFLKERELKRIHERLQELVAEKGGHIKEVAYCPHKPKAGCECRKPNAGMLMDLSERHNLDLSRSVMVGDHERDIEAGKKAGCKTVFIGSDPTSADIQALSLSEAVEDILSMLK
- a CDS encoding YlbF family regulator, coding for MAVNLYDSAYELEKAVRESNEYKALKQAYDDVNADPSAKAMFDNFRKIQMELQQKQMMGQDITQEEVEQAQKTVALVQQHAQISKLMEAEQRMSMMIAEMNKIIMKPLEDLYGAAE
- a CDS encoding DUF445 domain-containing protein — encoded protein: MEIAMTIILMMIIGALIGGFTNYLAIKMLFKPYNAVYIGKWKVPFTPGLIPKRRDEMADQMGKLVVNHLLTPESIKKKFINDKFQRDMSGLVQKELETILQTEKSAEDILAAFGITDGQAKTENRINLLIEQKYEKIISEYRGLPLKEVIPQGLLDKADEKIPAISSMILQKGVDYFSSIEGKMRIQRMADDFVRERSGVLSNMLQMFMGNINLADKIQPEIIRFLSNEGTADLITTLLQKEWSKILEMEAAVIEEQLEKEQILSVLKNIAHRVINLENVFKKPLSSFMAPYRTVLIEELAPKSVQMLSDWLSGKTEMVMERLRLAEIVREQVSNFSVERLEDMVFSIIKSELAMITNLGFLLGGIIGLVQGIIAILIN